One Rhizoctonia solani chromosome 3, complete sequence genomic region harbors:
- a CDS encoding Retrotransposable element Tf2 protein, which produces MTDKAADWALPIIGSIIKGEGNPPTTIQALTAKFKETFADPDAKRAAARKIAALSQTTTTSKYVTEFRNLMAELDWNKEAYIAQFTQGLHWKVKELLSTKDSIPDKLEAIFAASIKIDNIRRKNEENRPKKAPAKSPVTATTSTSTTTTRVRLSEDPNYVTPEERDRRRASGLLRQVRPKGARHQTMPKWLEGHSQGNRQGGPGRVGKRVRPRATVKPLVSYLELHISVSEFVNIAMDSNKKPLLFLDMILRDYPTDPIKTLIDSGATSNFISPTLVEKLKIPKTLLENPRVVRMLDGTISQTGRIWHQVQLAVSANGHFHHIPFLVCPIGSTPAILGMTWLTAEAPLIDWQQGLVTFPEQVQIASEEEADPDPLADLPLNTMSLLGEYDISIDLVPDAKLSPGPIYGMTDAESKALKQHIDEELATGKIRPSTSSAGAPVMFVKKADGSLRLVVDYRKLNEVTHKNVYPLPRQDDLMAKLRNAKLFTKLDLRWGYNNVRIKEGDEWKTAFRTKYGLFEYLVMPFGLTNAPAAFQHFMNDLFRDLIDVTVVIYLDDILIFSENPEEHPNHVREVLSRLMKNQLFCKLSKCHFHVTTVDYLGIVISPAGFSMDQKKIEAVTSWPQPKTVKQVQAFLGFVNYLRRFIPNFSSVARPLHNLTKKETPWSWGNLEEAAFQELKSLVTGLPVLIHSNPSLPYYLETDASGVAMGAILSQRGEDNRLHPIAYMSKSFSGAEANYDTHDKELLAVIKALEEWRIFLEATERPIQVFTDHRNLEYWMQARTFNRRHARWRIFLSDFNFEIHYRPGKQSGKPDALSRRADYVDSTQDPEVMLPAKVFANTSEEELEIVTEIRSKLREDPSLEPIIQFLTEDADNAPPSIRKAYRDYDWEEDLLWYRGKLVVPDSEILKERLLREYHDSPLAGHPGQQRTLELLNRNYWWPGMKSSAKEWVECCPVCQSNRRAHAPVIALKPLEVPPFPFHTILYDFITGFPKSQGHDAILVVIDSFSKFGHFIPTSKKVTAKGLADLFITHVWKLHGLPVKTVSDRGTTFTGKFLRALYQRLGVKPAFSSAYHPKSDGQTERVNQFIEFYLRSYVAADHSDWATWLPLAEYAYNNAKHSATGKTPFELVYGRNPVMSPSNVPANVPEADHVADTLAKEWKEAESALRMTKERMAGIKGTTPEYSIGKKVWLDGKNVELRTNSNKLDPKRLGPFEVTEKISTHAYRLKLPDTLKIHDVFYVGLLSKVHKSPSQPLPERPPPETIKGEEEYEVERIIDSKRQRGKWFYLIKWKGYGPEDNSWEPEELLEHSKEEIQRFNKARLRKARDSAKSL; this is translated from the exons atgaccgaCAAAGCAGCCGATTGGGcgctccccatcattgggtccatcatcaagggcgagggcaACCCCCCAACCACTATCCAGGCCTTAACGGCAAAATTCAAGGAAACCTTTGCcgacccagatgccaagcGGGCCGCGGCCAGAAAAATTGCCGCCCTCTCCCAAACCACAACCACCTccaagtacgtcacggagttccgcaatttaatggcggaattagactggaacaaggaagcctacattgcgcagttcacgcagggcctccactggaaggtcaaggaattACTGTCAACCAAAGATAGTATTCCTGACAAACTTGAGGCAATTTTCGCGGCCTctatcaaaattgacaatatccgccgcaaaaatgaggaaaatCGGCCAAAGAAGGCCCCCGCAAagtccccggtcaccgcgaccacatctacctccactaccacaACAAGAGTCCGCCTATCTGAGGACCCTAACTAtgtcaccccggaggaacGGGACCgtcgccgcgcgtctggccttttgcgtcaagtgcggccaaaaggggcacggcatcaaacaatgcccaaatggttggaaggccactcccaaggaaaccgccaaggtggcccaggacgagttggaaaaagagtaaggccaagagctaccgtcaagcccttggtctccTATTTAGAATTGCATATATCTGTTTcggaatttgtaaatattgcaatgGACTCAAACAAAAAGCCTCTACTCTTCCTAGACATGATACTGCGTGACTATCCGACGGACCCTATCAAAACTCTCATTGACTCTGGCGCTACCTCCAATTTTATATCCCCCACGCTAGTAGAAAAActgaaaatcccaaaaaccctactcgaaaatccacgagtagtgaggatgttagatggtaccatttctcagactggtcgcatatggcaccaggttcaactcgcggtctcggccaatggccatttcCACCACATTccctttcttgtttgccctaTCGGCAGCACCCCGGCAATTttaggcatgacttggttaacggcagaagctcctcttATTGACTGGCAGCAGGGATTAGttacattccctgaacaggtaCAGATTgcctccgaggaagaagcagacccagACCCTCTAGCAGATCTCCCCctcaataccatgagtttgctagg ggagtatgatatatccatagaccttgtcccagacgCCAAATTATCCCCAGGTCccatatatggcatgacggatgcggaatccaaggcacttaaacaacacattgatgaagaactagccacgggcaagatccgccccagtacctCATCTGCCGGagcccctgtcatgtttgtcaagaaggcTGATGGTTCCCTTAGGCTTGTCGTGGATTACAGAAAACTCAACGAagtaacccacaaaaatgtctacccTCTCCCCAGGCAggatgatctcatggccaaattacGGAATGCCAAACTATTCACAAAGCTCGACCTACgctggggttataacaacgtcaggatcaaagaaggagatgagtggaagacggcaTTCAGGACTAAATATGGGCtttttgaatacctagtgatgccttttggccttaccaacgccccagccgccttccaacatttcatgaatgatttgTTTAGGGATCTaattgacgtcacagtggtcatTTACCTGGATGACATTTTGATCTTTTCGGAAAATCCAGAGGAGCACCCTaatcatgtcagggaagtcttGTCGAGGCTCATGAAAAaccagctattctgtaaattgtcaaaatgccacttccacgtcaccacagtGGATTATCTAGGAATTGTTATTTCACcagcaggcttctccatggaccagaaaaaGATTGAGGCTGTCACATCCTGGCCTCAACCCAagacggtcaaacaggtccaggctttcttgggttttgtcaattacctccgccgtttcattcccaattttaGCTCTGTTGCGCGCCCCCTACATaacctcacaaaaaaggaaaccccttggtcatggggaaaCCTGGAGGAAGCTGCCTTTCAGGAACTAAAATCCCTGGTCACTGGGTTGCCCGTCCTAATACATTCCAACCCCAGCCTCCCCTACTATTTGGAAACAGACGCGTCAGgcgtagccatgggagccatatTGAGTCAGCGAGGAGAGGATAACCGACTTCACCCAATCGCTTATATGTCTAAATCCTTCTCAGGCGCTGAAGCTAACTATGATACgcacgacaaggaactattAGCTgtcatcaaggcattggaggaatggcgtatcttcctggaagcaaCAGAGAGGCCCATACAGGTGTTCACTGACCATCGTAACCttgaatactggatgcaggcaaggacattcaaCCGCAGACACGCGcgatggcgtattttcctgagcgatttcaattttgagatccattatcgcccagggaaacagtcaggaaagCCGGATGCCCTATCCAGAAGAGCGGACTATGTAGATTCCACCCAAGATCCAGAAGTTATGCTACCGGCCAAGgtttttgccaacacgtcagagGAGGAACTTGAAATAGTCACGGAAATCCGCTCCAAGCTTAGGGAAGACCCAtccctggaacccatcatccaattcctcacagaagacgcGGATAATGCTCCACCATCGATTCGCAAAGCTTACAGAGATTAcgactgggaagaggacctcctcTGGTACCGAGGAAAATTAGTGGTTCCAGACTCGGAAATCCTGAAGGAGCGCCTTCTACGAGAATATCATGACTCACCGCTGGCAgggcacccaggacaacaacGGACCCTAGAATTGCTCAACaggaactactggtggccgggaatgaagtcatcggcaaaggaatgggtagaatgctgcCCGGTATGCCAATCCAACAGAAGGGCCCACGCACCAGTCATTGCGCttaaacccttagaagtacCCCCGTTCCCCTTTCACACTATCTTGTACGATTTCATCACTGGGTTTCCAAAATCACAAGGCCACGATGCTATCCTGGTGGTAATTGACtcattttccaagtttgggcacttcatccccacGTCCAAGAAAGTTACCGCAAAAGGCCTGGCAGacctgttcatcacccatgtgtggaaacttcACGGATTACCGGTCAAAACAGTCTCCGACCGCGGAACAACCTTCACCGgcaaattcctaagggctcTCTACCAACGACTTGGAGTCAAACCGGCTTTTTCCTCTGCTTACCACCCCAAGtcagacggacaaacggaaagggtaaaccaattcattgagttttACCTACGCTCCTACGTAGCCGCTGATCATTCGGATTGGGCCACCTGGCTACCTTTGGCTGAATACGCatataacaacgccaaacactccgccaccgggaaaaccccctttgaactgGTATATGGAAGGAACCCAGTCATGAgcccatccaacgtcccagctaacgtcccagaagccgaTCATGTGGCTGACACCCTGgcaaaagaatggaaagaggcagaATCCGCACTCAGGATGACGAAGGAACGCATGGCAGGAATAAAAGGAACAACCCCGGAGTACTcaattggcaaaaaagtctggttaGATGGGAAAAACGTGGAGCTCAgaacaaactccaacaaactggaccccAAGAGATtaggaccatttgaagtcaCGGAGAAGATTTCCacccacgcctaccgcctcAAGTTACCGGATACCCTTAAGATCCATGACGTCTTCTACGTAGGACTATTATCCAAGGTCCACAAgtccccaagccaaccactCCCGGAACGACCCCCTCCAGAAACAATCAagggggaagaagaatacgaagtggaacggatcattgactccaagagACAacgagggaaatggttctatctgatcaaatggaagggttacggtCCGGAGGATAATTCCTGGGagccagaagaactcctggaacaCAGCAAGGAGGaaatccaacgcttcaacaaggcGCGACTgagaaaggctcgtgactccgccaagagcctttaa
- a CDS encoding Retrotransposable element Tf2 protein has protein sequence MATRSWSSACPLSPLNQGELEPTLPATAVESTSLKPKVHGEISLGQAISLTLGLQNQVLHLERELKETKEAAKEAQDWMGAVNQALTCIEARGGAPHTPEDQKPPAVKATPRPLSKTNPLPAPSYTPPPPLPIQLRSPQVPQPAAPVATYQVPVKVDHPNAYTRKIGNKACQWLTWMLAWVCLNQQMFPTDQETLSFLLMNMKEVAGAWAHPHLDQLGSHRALIQMVDNFRTEFLAAFGNLDATQAAKRQITHLTQTGTCAEYITKFRTIAMDLDWNNAALQGQFAHGLHWEVSCLIATQEQHPTTLLELQNVALVIDNTLHEERASHLPKGNKPGTSNTNPNRGASTSQQATRPGRLSSNPNFVSKEEQNHRRAEGLCIKCGKAGHKFAECRTGWKATPKEEGVKKEAAKIGKESRPKLGKD, from the exons atggcaacccgctcctgGAGCTCTGCTTGTCCCCTgtcccctctcaatcaaggagagctggaacccactcttccggcaaccgcCGTTGAGTCAACAAGCCTCAAACCCAAGGTTCACGGAGAAATCTCCCTTGgacaagcaatctccctcaCCTTGGGATTGCAGAACCAGGTCCTCCATCTTGAGCGGGAACTcaaggaaaccaaggaagcagctaaggaagcccaagactggatgggcgcagtcaatcaagccctcacttgcattgaggctaggggtggagccccacacacaccagaagaccagaAACCCCCGGCAGtcaaggccacgcccaggcccctatccaaaaccaaccctctaccagcgccta gctatactccccctccacctttgcctatccaactccgttccccccaagtcccacaaccagcggcccctgtagccACTTACCAAGTCCCAGTCAAGGTGGACCATCCCAACGCCTATACCAGGAAAATTGGGAACAAAGCCTGCCAATGGCTCACatggatgttggcatgggtatgTCTGAATCAacagatgttccccacggatcaGGAAACCTTGTCATttctcctgatgaacatgaaggaagtggcaggagcctgggctcaccctcaccttgaccaactagggtcccacagggccttaATCCAAATGGTTGACAATTTCAGGACGGAGtttttggctgcatttggtaACCTGGATGCTACGCAAGCTGCCAagcggcaaatcacccacCTTACTCAAACAGGCACttgtgctgagtacattacaaaattcaggaccattgctaTGGACCTGGATTGGAACAACGCTGCCCTCCaagggcaatttgcacatggcctccactgggaggtcagctgTCTCATTGCCACCCAAGAACAGCACCccaccaccctccttgagctacAGAATGTAGCCCTGGTCATTGACAACACCCTCCATGAGGAGCGCGCCAGCCACCTGCCAAAGGGTAATAAGCCTGGCACCTCTAACACTaaccccaataggggggcaagtaccagccaacaggccaccagaccagggcgcctttccagcaatcccaactttgtctccaaggaggagcaaaaccaccgcagggctgaaggcctctgcatcaaatgcgggaAAGCAGGGCACAAGTTTGCAGagtgccgcactggctggaaagccacgcctaaggaggaaggcgtcaaaaaggaagccgccaaaattggcaaagagtccagacccaaattgggaaaagactaa
- a CDS encoding integrase core domain protein — protein MAEKTPTITGASGLHQIPSLRGTENYNTWRIQMEDILTDLDLYSYVDGTNERPEPKIKIRVTGCKDDDGNDLPDLEVGDDDSTHTEWIKADRKALSNIRLRVEGNVLTHIQSCKYSADAWNLLAATFQVKGTVGLIDLRRKFFSHRMLDSKDIEEHIQRMRGWFQQINDIAPNSCTEADWITTLVASLPDSWDTFTQSVSFEFNTEDKNKLANQVSDLRSRIMAEAHRRNTRQPDGKTFFATNKPSFNKFVRTNMSNKGPDKSKSKCNNCGKIGHWAAECRGPGGGAFKPNHSNKGGQPNRRFNTPGKARNGNARTHIAIANNSKHKEYAFSTLEDEISLIGKTPDTWIADSGTTTHIAIDRNAFSNYTKSSGYVAGVTGKEPIMGRGTVELLCLNNTEKNEYTKIRLTNVAHVPSLPANLISLSLVTDKGTRILMDQNELQILDKNNRPIIIGSKLKNRKQGNLWKISVKPVNNRNQKLENNKLTEIVLTKQTGRTWFEWHKVLGHIGPQALQRLKSNEAINGMEIIEDNIGLNFECDVCMQSKAHTRPFPKESQTKVSEIGELIVTDVWGPARTTSIGRYRYYVSFTDVATRFTCLGFLKHKDETLNEYKAFEAMINTQKDKKIKRVRFDNGREFVNKDWIEHTNLKGTILETTAPYSAQQNGIAERLNRTLADKARAMLLESGAPKFLWNEAIAYACYLKNRVPTQVQGKFWKTPFKAFWGKRPDVSVLQPWGTKCYVLDQGESRSKLESKTFTALFTGISDVQGKSWRYYKTGANRILHSRNILFPRTHTQADNIHDNTDWGESVVPPAEGERMTCTDSTAERRDENARTGGANRVSEQIKSETKHTSELKDIKSKGKNEQKALNSPSQSTEPKLTTHAAVPKPSSTRSKLTMPHSGTRLDTAESARKINANPSLKSSGVQTRRQNPNKPKLTLDTDYGGVKITVKDTAAAPTGSSSPNIPGAFTNYVTELDEYCDDSGSDYSDAYILGTSANQHDSVTDTTSFCSHIPSLVSDTSSIISAPTIPTELASELAAQEEPRIPAFTPTGELAGRFGELKLTSEHFPPPAESILETFTNNDPHWVFAADLPATSDNPTTEEALSGPDADKWKAAMEQEIATLEKQGTYNTSTLPPGRKAMGCRWVLTIKQNEEGQPIQYKARLVVQGYSQQPGIDYGQTFAPVVRLDSIRTLTSLANQNDWDIRQLDVTSAYLHADVEEELYMRQIPYFDDGSSNVLRLRRSLYGLKQAGRMWNHACVYHRIMDISGKLYVSIVAVHVDDSIIITTPNNTNFVVSELLCEFEMRDLGPIRHFLGIHFKRYRQQGLKDAYPADTPMSPNVQLTQYDGIKPKFPYGIFVSKLLYAALCTRPDIAYAVTHLAQYTTCYGPAHVTAIKQVIRYLKGTSFLGLSYKRSEAEVGFGEVGYSDANWGSNLLDRKSISGNVYLLGGAAVSWSAKKQPTVALSTMEAEYMALSHACTQAIWFRQFFQELYYPADAPTLILSDNLAALTLSVESQFHGCSKHIDIRHHFMRDTIEKRMISTLYVPSNENLADALTKALPAPQFNYLTNAIMGKQVFEGPKEEEAD, from the exons ATGGCTGAGAAAACACCAACCATTACTGGTGCAAGCGGATTGCACCAAATCCCATCCCTCCGGGGAACTGAGAATTACAACACATGGCGTATACAGATGGAAGATATACTTACCGATCTCGATCTGTATAGCTATGTAGACGGCACAAATGAAAGACCCGAACCTAAGATAAAAATCAGGGTTACTGGTTGCAAAGACGATGATGGAAACGACTTACCCGATCTTGAAGTAGGCGATGATGATTCCACACACACGGAATGGATCAAAGCCGATCGTAAAGCACTGTCAAATATTAGACTAAGAGTCGAAGGGAACGTACTTACACACATacaatcatgtaaatactccGCCGACGCTTGGAATCTCTTGGCAGCAACATTTCAAGTTAAGGGTACTGTTGGACTAATCGACTTACGAAGAAAGTTCTTCAGCCACAGGATGTTGGACAGCaaagacattgaggaacacATACAACGTATGCGTGGATGgttccaacaaatcaatgacaTCGCACCAAACTCGTGCACTGAAGCCGATTGGATAACCACGTTAGTAGCAAGCCTACCTGACTCATGGGACACGTTCACCCAGTCTGTAAGCTTCGAATTCAACACTGAAGACAAGAATAAATTAGCCAATCAAGTGAGTGACCTACGCTCACGTATTATGGCCGAAGCACACCGAAGAAATACCCGACAACCTGACGGTAAGACTTTCTTCGCTACAAATAAACCGAGCTTCAATAAATTCGTACGTACCAATATGAGTAATAAAGGCCCAGATAAGTCTAAATCGAAATGCAATAACTGCGGAAAGATCGGACACTGGGCAGCCGAATGCCGAGGTCCAGGTGGAGGCGCATTCAAGCCCAACCATTCAAATAAAGGCGGTCAACCAAACAGAAGATTCAACACACCAGGAAAAGCTAGGAATGGCAATGCCCgcacgcatatagccatagCTAATAACTCCAAACATAAAGAATATGCGTTCTCGACCCTCGAGGACGAAATAAGCCTGATAGGCAAGACCCCCGACACCTGGATAGCGGATAGCGGCACTACTACTCACATAGCAATTGATCGGAATGCATTCTCCAATTATACCAAGTCATCCGGCTACGTCGCCGGAGTCACTGGCAAAGAGCCAATAATGGGCCGCGGCACTGTAGAGCTATTGTGCTTAAATAATACAGAGAAGAACGAATACACAAAGATTAGGCTCACCAATGTAGCTCACGTGCCGAGTTTGCCTGCGAACCTAATCAGCTTATCATTAGTAACTGATAAAGGCACTAGAATTCTGATGGATCAGAATGAATTGCAAATACTAGATAAAAACAATAGACCAATCATTATTGGATCAAAGTTGAAAAATcgcaaacaaggaaacctTTGGAAGATCAGCGTGAAACCCGTAAACAATCGCAATCAGAAGCTCGAGAACAATAAACTTACTGAAATAGTACTGACCAAACAAACCGGACGCACATGGTTTGAATGGCACAAGGTACTTGGGCACATCGGCCCGCAAGCACTCCAACGACTAAAATCCAACGAAGCAATCAACGGAATGGAGATAATAGAAGACAACATTGGACTCAACTTTGAATGCGACGTATGTATGCAGTCAAAAGCACACACCCGACCGTTTCCAAAAGAATCGCAAACCAAAGTGTCTGAAATCGGCGAATTAATCGTTACCGATGTATGGGGACCCGCTCGAACTACATCTATAGGACGATACAGATATTATGTATCGTTTACTGACGTCGCAACTAGATTCACTTGCTTAGGATTTCTCAAACATAAGGATGAAACTCTGAACGAGTATAAAGCATTCGAAGCAATGATAAATACACAGAAAGATAAAAAGATAAAGCGAGTACGCTTTGACAACGGTCGCGAATTCGTAAATAAAGATTGGATTGAGCACACTAACCTGAAAGGTACAATTTTAGAAACCACGGCCCCATACTCAGCGCAACAAAATGGTATCGCTGAAAGGTTAAATCGCACATTAGCAGACAAAGCACGTGCGATGCTACTCGAATCGGGCGCACCAAAGTTCCTTTGGAACGAAGCAATTGCGTACGCCTGTTACCTGAAAAATCGAGTACCGACGCAAGTGCAAGGAAAGTTCTGGAAAACGCCGTTCAAAGCGTTTTGGGGTAAGAGACCCGACGTAAGTGTACTGCAACCATGGGGAACGAAATGCTACGTACTGGATCAGGGGGAGAGCCGCTCTAAGTTAGAATCAAAGACGTTCACGGCTCTATTTACCGGCATATCGGACGTTCAAGGCAAAAGCTGGCGTTATTACAAAACGGGAGCGAACCGTATATTGCACTCACGCAATATATTGTTCCCAAGAACCCATACACAGGCCGATAACATACACGACAACACGGATTGGGGGGAATCGGTCGTTCCACCTGCTGAGGGGGAGAGAATGACTTGCACCGACAGCACTGCGGAACGACGCGACGAAAATGCTAGAACAGGGGGAGCAAATCGAGTCAGTGAACAAATCAAGTCAGAAACGAAACATACTAGTGAGCTGAAAGATATaaaaagcaaaggaaagaaCGAACAGAAAGCATTGAACTCACCAAGCCAATCTACTGAGCCTAAACTCACTACTCACGCTGCTGTTCCTAAACCCAGCTCTACTCGTTCTAAGCTTACTATGCCCCACTCTGGGACTCGTCTTGATACTGCTGAATCTGCTCGCAAGATCAATGCAAACCCCTCCCTCAAGTCCTCTGGCGTCCAAACCCGTCGCCAAAACCCCAACAAGCCCAAGCTCACCTTGGACACCGACTATGGAGGTGTCAAGATCACTGTCAAAGACACCGCCGCCGCTCCCACCGGTTCGTCTAGCCCAAACATCCCTGGTGCATTCACTAACTACGTTACAGAACTCGACGAATACTGCGATGACTCAGGAAGCGATTACTCCGACGCATACATTCTCGGAACAAGCGCGAATCAACACGATTCAGTCACCGACACCACCTCGTTTTGTTCCCACATCCCCTCGCTTGTCTCCGACACCTCGTCTATTATATCCGCCCCAACTATCCCGACCGAACTTGCCTCTGAATTGGCCGCACAGGAGGAACCACGGATCCCGGCCTTCACCCCGACCGGTGAGTTGGCTGGACGATTTGGTGAACTCAAACTTACCTCAGAACACTTCCCACCGCCAGCAGAATCCATCCTGGAGACCTTCACAAACAACGACCCGCACTGGGTTTTCGCCGCCGACCTTCCGGCGACCAGCGATAACCCGACCACTGAGGAGGCATTATCGGGACCGGACGcggacaaatggaaggcaGCAATGGAACAGGAGATCGCAACCTTGGAGAAACAGGGAACGTACAATACCTCAACGCTCCCACCAGGCAGGAAGGCGATGGGATGCCGATGGGTACTCACGATCAAACAAAACGAGGAGGGCCAACCCATCCAATACAAGGCGCGACTAGTTGTGCAAGGTTACAGCCAACAGCCGGGTATTGACTATGGCCAAACGTTTGCTCCAGTGGTACGTTTAGATTCTATCCGTACACTCACATCACTTGCCAATCAAAATGATTGGGACATCCGACAGCTTGACGTTACATCGGCGTACTTACATGCCGACGTCGAAGAAGAGCTTTACATGCGTCAAATACCATACTTTGACGACGGATCCAGCAACGTTCTGCGCCTACGCCGATCACTATACGGCCTTAAACAAGCCGGACGCATGTGGAATC ACGCCTGTGTGTACCACCGGATCATGGACATATCCGGCAAACTCTACGTATCGATTGTCGCCGTCCATGTTGATGACTCGATCATAATTACAACCCCCAACAACACCAACTTCGTAGTATCCGAATTACTTTGTGAATTTGAGATGCGCGACCTCGGACCCATCCGTCATTTTTTAGGTATACATTTCAAACGGTATAGACAACAAG GCCTTAAAGATGCATACCCAGCTGATACTCCAATGAGTCCAAATGTGCAACTTACACAATATGATGGAATTAAGCCAAAATTTCCATACGGCATATTTGTCAGTAAGCTGCTATACGCTGCACTATGTACACGGCCCGATATTGCTTATGCGGTCACTCATTTAGCTCAATACACAACATGCTATGGTCCCGCTCACGTGACGGCGATCAAACAAGTTATACGTTACCTTAAAGGAACATCATTCCTTGGGCTATCGTATAAGCGATCGGAGGCCGAAGTCGGATTCGGAGAAGTCGGCTACTCTGATGCCAATTGGGGAAGTAACTTACTTGACCGTAAGTCTATTTCCGGCAATGTATACTTATTGGGCGGAGCCGCCGTTTCTTGGTCTGCTAAGAAGCAACCAACGGTCGCATTATCGACCATGGAAGCAGAGTACATGGCATTATCACACGCATGTACTCAGGCAATTTGGTTCCGTCAATTCTTCCAGGAACTATATTACCCAGCTGACGCTCCCACACTCATACTTTCAGACAACCTTGCCGCCCTAACGTTATCCGTTGAGTCGCAGTTCCACGGTTGTTCGAAGCACATCGACATTCGCCATCACTTCATGCGCGATACTATCGAGAAGCGTATGATCTCTACGCTGTATGTGCCATCGAACGAGAACCTAGCTGATGCGCTTACTAAAGCCCTACCAGCACCGCAATTTAATTACCTGACGAACGCGATTATGGGCAAACAGGTATTTGAAGGAcccaaagaggaagaagcggattAG
- a CDS encoding Retrotransposable element Tf2 protein — protein sequence MLDGSSPQAGKIWKKANMTFLFDGKQMTETFLICNTGTHAAILGIKWLEQHNPEIDWNTQTLSFPHAPPEHVAIAKEEEANQKPLEGVPPKYHQYAKVFGEEEFNKLPPHRHYDIGIELTEEGPLNSPLYSMTDAESATLKDWLRDKLKAGKILS from the coding sequence atgcttgatgggtcaagcccccaggctggtaaaatctggaaaaaggccaaTATgaccttcctatttgatggcaAGCAAATGACagaaaccttcctgatttgcaacaCTGGAACACATGCTGCCATCTTAGGAATCAAATGGCTGGAACAACATAATCctgagattgattggaacacacaaaccctctccttcccacacgcaccaccagaacacgtggccattgccaaagaggaggaagccaatcagaaaccccttgaaggagtaccccctaaataccatcaatacgccaaggtatttggggaagaagaattcaataagcttcccccacaccggcattatgacattgggatagaactcacagaagaaggtccACTCAACTCCCCTttgtatagcatgactgacgctgagtccgccacactcaaggactggctcagggacaaactcaaggctggaaagatcctgtcgtag